In Miscanthus floridulus cultivar M001 chromosome 19, ASM1932011v1, whole genome shotgun sequence, the DNA window acataaTTTACACCACGaatataattgcacaagcaaaactgcaattgcaacccaacagcagtggtacagaaaactgataagaacttcagagaagcacaactagagttctagacttccaacaaacatgaaccataactttttgaaaatcctaggaagttacctacaactttcttattctcatattaagatgattcttcagttagaagggtcaattaatccaataattgcatctctgtccaaaacatagacagaaactgacatgccactttaaacagctataattggagttatacatgtcgaataaatgtggttctagactttttagaaatcttatcaaattctaaacaactttgttgtaaacacctaaagctaattctactattaaggaggctccacaataccaacaagataaccctgtcagagtttggacAGAAACAggcactgatatttaagcaagcataactcaagatctacttaaccaaaaatcatgatatttagctttttgaaaatcttaataaaattactacaactcatgtattatcacaaagtcatgattcataacccaTCTAAgacaattaatttaatcttgcaggcctattcagaataggggtacggcaatacaggtaatttgttatttttatagatcttaaactatcaagcctaaaatactgaaatttttaccagccatcactaatcacatcagcaacactccacaaaaatttcacatttatttgagtaaaataaatgcagttataaaaagaataagacatgactagcattaaggacctaactgcctaaatctatttttacagctaaacctttaaactaaaacatgtaatattattgatctagtacatagagaatttcacaaggattctaaaaagtctgcatttgttattttaggatttttctactaattaatacgcattttcaaagtggagcattcaaatctgtaaaaaccagagaaaaagggATCAAAATCTTGCATCGGAGTCCCTGCATTTATCCCAAATTAAGTCGAACGAAAAGATCCTTTTCTGCACTATTCACAGGAGTCACTAGTTCTTCACAAAACCCCCTGCCTTTTCCCTTATTCGAGCGCGAGGTccttctctccttcttcttcacggAGTCACAGAAACGGAGCAGAGCATCGGCTCGAGGACGTGGCCGGGCTCCGAGATTCCAGCGGGGAAGCGACCCTAGGGCAGCGGGAAGGGGCTGGCCGGCCTAGCCACAGCCAGCTGTGGCCCGCACCTGGCCAAGCCCGGCcggatgcagcagcagcagcctgccCACGGCAGCAGGCGGCCCAGCGGCCGGCACGCCGGCGGCAGCAGTCTGCAGGTGACCGCGCGACCGAGGAGATGGCGCAGAGGAGCAACGTGAGGCCAGGAAGAGGAGGACAAAGTTGGTTGGGGTGACAGGGTGCTGGTTGCTGGTCAGCCATGGAGCTCCACTCCTTGTCCAAGGTGGCCGCTTGGACTGGAGAGCGGAGAGAGGCGCTGGGGTGGTAGAGGGAGTGGGGAGGCGAGTGAGGAAGGCCGGATGTCCATTCAAGAGAGCGCAGAGGCACTGGGACACATGTTGGCATGGAGCAGGGGGGTGGGGCGCTGCTGCCCTACATGGTGGCCACGCCCTGGACACGCGACCATTACGTCGAGCATGTGGCGGGTGATGAACGGGGCATGGCGGGCGGCGCTTTGGGCTGGATCTGGGCCGAATCAGGACATGGGCCGAATACAAAGATCGAAGCCCACACGAAGCTCTACGTTTTTCATTAAGGGGGTTCAGCCATTAGCAAAACATATTAGAAGATAAATGTATGCCAAAACAGCAGTGTCAACACCTTGACGGCAgtcacggaaactcgctttcggtggtcaaaacttcttcaaactgaatccaactttttgtatgctcttcaccaagatgtaaactccaactttcacTTTTGGGTCAACTTGAGATGCTTAACGAATTTTAGAGAACGCGAGATGCCAacgccgatgtcgatgaatttcagacttagaatatttctaagtgttgTAGACTGTAGCGgaatcaatcttgtgacctttgaTTGTCAAGCTTAGAGATATATTTAGACTTAggtccttaaataaagtttgtagtacacaaactatactacaacttttgtttaaggtCAAACCTCgtatcttgaatataaaccattcttttactttggtcaaagcagcatctcgttaaccctagaattagagttttcgaccaattgaggccttttcttgacatgtgctcaacacaaacccttcatgacttttgttgtagagttcaattagagttgtttgagcaaggtttcaaggtttggttgacttcataggtttccatccacttgataaagcaattcatgcaaagatatgacttatcatttcatgtgactttttgattccaaacttcatgaaacttttccagtgatcaatatagatggatatcgatgtgagacacatgaagatattccaataacaccagccaagcatatatcttgaaaagggcctatatgtaaagcaagggtgcaatatccgagtttaggttggggcttatttccataggtttgatctTGATATCTCCATCGTCACTTAATCTATCATGTttaagcttaaacccattgcttaactggtgacaaacacctggggtgttacagcgccagcatccggtcaccctggagccagcatccggtcagtatttgaccctccattcacttctaactctcgatcacatgtgaatgaagtttgctccaatggatctaagggctttttaggagctacctagtgctagatttagcaagtgtgcaccacacctaactcactagactcacctaggtcaagctacccatccataccccccttaatattatggccaaaggaaaaacaaagtcctaaactactctaagtgtctcttccactccaatcgacacttagaactagtccatccttaacattgtcatccatcctttgaaaaccaaaacgatttccatcgtaggggcacgaccacaatgatagcccaatcgatctccattaccatgacctaacttaattgcctctgcaaaacacatgttagtaatagtaatcacatattatcattaatccccgaaacccaactaggggcctagatgctttcaatctccccctttttggtgattgatgacaataccacctcgagtatgtgaaagtgttgggttcataaacccagggtccctcaggaactggcttctgcgccaaggcttggcccaagagtctaaaaacaatagggcaaaggtgcggtccagcaaccgaccagaaggctaggcccaagaagagcaatgccCGCTCATCGGCTACTTCGACCCACCTATCCGACCAGACCGCTCGATTTAGGCTCCAGCCGCCTCCAGACGGccttcgatcggaaggcctgccctgagccctacttccgactctgaccccacgtccctCTGACCAGAGctcataggaaccctgctcactgctcttctctgactgacGCACTCAGAGTCAGCTAGaaccatccgaccagggacgccccgttctgtaggaaccagaagacgtgcggagaaaggcaaggcaaggctcacaagtcaaaaccactataccagggaccataccctgcacagaacagtactctgtagccaccctgacacaaacagtattgtaggcgccaacatctccctctatagtattataGGGgctgctaaaactcccatacggtaagaccccccgcgtgtctctagacatcgatagcggtatgggcactagGATTTACCAtatcgggtgaacatagcgagactcctcacatgcctctaggcatcaaacagtatttgcaggtaccgatgtccactgtccctgaaaaaggcagcgtgacctcccatgtgcatcagACATTCTTCAGCGACATcaatagtattataggcgcctaccattacttggtacccgccggtgtgggcaacaaggcttggtaagCGTGGACAACAAGGTTCGGTAGCAtgcgcaccctttccctctcacttgtaaagccgtccccttcatctataaaaggggtgcgcttcctccaacagggGGGAGACCGATTCCAGTTGattagagttccttagatcgatacctcacaaccacagaaccgcaaggttcagacctcaagcatccgcttgaacacttagctcatagcaaagtTCCTATCACTCTCAGCCCTTTTGGTCGAagctgaccagacctcttgtacaccccatctttctccctctcgtttgtaaccccactgcaaactttgagcacctgggctcaggaataaagtcaccgatcgaccccgactagacgtagggcatgttgcctgaactagtataaatcctgtgtcattgagtgctaggccacctccgatcacaacatacggaaaaactacaaatattcactagttggtcacattctgcatcgacagttggcgccgtccatggggaagacgttgtacgttcaacactttttggtcatcagatggctcatttttccaccacccccaccatggcgggctcaggtgatacgattcgctttgcctcgttggagttccccgcactctcgcccgccaggatgtgggttccaccagtcttcgagccatcctaggccttcctctttggaagcctagacttcgtcaccAACCGGCttagcgtactccacctccacgaggagactcgtgacccggcacccatcagagagacatcctccatcgactctgggatgcATGGCTTCAACGgcgtggcatctgcgcttcattccgagcaaactctctactcaaaccccgctgtaagaaATATGCGTACTACTActcgctctttatttactatctctcacCAATCACCCGGAGGGAACATACTGCCCACGCCACAaacaccgtacgatcggttcccctatggcctcacatccTTCGTGGACgcatatgctcgggggctccgaaggatgctgacaTCATCCCCCCTCACGTCCAAGTTCGTGGGAATGGTAGGTTGCGTTCCTACCATTTCCCACGAACTCCCAGATAGTgagggcgagagcgacggttccagcatcggtgacatggtgCCCCGCCACTatccgtcctaggagtgcactatggcggacACTCCAGGACAGCCGCTGATGGTTGCGGAGTCtgtgcaaactcacaccccttcggacccGCGTGCGGGGGCCCTCACGTCTACACAAGCCCACGTCGAGGAATTATGACAACGACGGTAGAACCAGCCACCGCCTGCACCGACGCCGTCAGTACATCCCATTGCACCTCATGCGCATGGCCTAGTGGGCGGCGCCCAGGGTCACGCCCATCAGGTCTAAAACGACATCATGAACAAGGGGAACGATCTCCCTCAATTCgcccgggctagccagaacatcgtcgctgcggcaatgcttctatgaGGCGTTCCTGAGCCCgttgacccctaggagcgggtagTCTACCGAAACCtctaggttctagtagaagccgccgccgTCCAATAGGCAGAAAGCTCCACGTCGTGACTCTGACCTGCGCCCTCTCTCCCTACTAGGGAGACGAGGATGCACCAGATAGATCGCTCTATTCGCTCACCGCCACAACCATCAGGCCTAGCTCAGGGTGCGGCAGCCGCGCCCTGGTCCAACCTAGCacctgctccacaccaaccaccGATACACAAGCGGCCCGATCCACACCAGgatgctcgtagcatcatcaacTGACATTGGGCTCAACACGACAACGATGTCCACCATACGGCAGCAGGCGACATGGACCccagccaaaccatcgagggaagcaGAGAAATGCGCCCCAGGCGCGGTCGCTAGCCAGATGATCGgagccctagccctgagggcctggGGCCATGGGCCTTTATCCAGTGTATTCAGAGAGCACCATTCTCGTAGCGTTTCcggccgcccaccaacatcaccaaatacactggggagaccaacccaggcatttggctcaaagacttctggctcgcctatcgggccagaggagtggatgatgactatttcatcattcaataccttcccatttgtgtggggaacatgttcgggcatggctcgaattccttccgcacgacagcatccatgactggacggacctcaagagggtcttcgtcgggaatttccatgGGACGTATGTCTGCCCGAGAAAcgcctaggacctcaagagctgttagcaggagcccaatgagtccctatgggattacatccgaaggttctcccaacgatgcaactcccttcctaatgtcatCGACGCAGatgtcatcagcgcgttcctcttcgGGACGAACtgcgagtccttgatccacaagcttggctgcttgaaaccccataccacccatgacctgctcaacatcaccaccaaccacgcctctagcgaggaggcggttggagcagcCTTCGGTGGAGGCCAGGACAAGCTCAAAGCCAAGTGCACGGACACGGACAAAGGCctctccacgcagaggggcaagaaaaacaaaaaagatcaacGCCAGTCAGGCAGCCCCGTGTTGGTCGCCGCGGTTGATCAAGCggccaagcagccccaacagggactgcctgaccacttcaacaaactcatggatggtctatgccccaaccacacctaccctgtcaaacacctctacaaggagtgcgagctcctcaaatgtttcctccgaTAGGCTGGCGAGACAAAGGAGAGAGACAACAAGAAGCCGGTAGCCAAGAAGGGAGGCACAGCAGGCAAGGACGGAGACAGTTTCCCCAAGCCTaaagagtgcatcatgatcttcggtgggtccgacgccatctggactaaacgccagcataaggtacgctatagggaggcatgcaccgccgagatggccgtcccctccttccttagctggtcggaatccctgatcacctttgatcagagggaccatccctcctatgTCACAAGACCAGGATGCTACCCGATCGTTGTCGACCCCATCGTTCGCAAGaaacacctcaccaaggtgctgatggatgggggcagtggcctcaacatcctgtacatcgacaccctcgatgccatgcgcatcccccgattgGAGCTCCACCTGGCGGGTTCCCCCTTCCACGAGGTAAtcctaggagcgcaggcatacccgctcagaCAAATCGATCTACCTGTCATGTTCGGTAGCCGAGCCAACTTCcgttcggaggtcctcaccttcgaagtggtggactttccaaggtcctaccacgccatcttggggcggccatgctacgcaagattcatggtgatccccaactacacctacctcaagctgaacaTGCCGGGACCAAACGGTGTCATCACCATGAGTAGCGCCTTCTCGAATGCCTTCGCATGCGACCGCGAGCACTATGAGCTTACCACCGCGGTCGTTAACTAGTCCGAGCTCCTGCagctcggggagtcatcaaccccagtagtcccagactacaacaaaccgacctcctcaatggccttccgctcactcgaggaaaccaaggcgatgGGTATCAACCCCACCGACCCAGCCAAGACGGTGCAAATCGAGACCCAGTTCCTAGCCCAATAGGAATacgagctcattgacttcctacgcgacaatcgcgatgtctttgcatggcagccttctgacatgccaaggATACCacaggaggtcaccgagcatgcactacgccttATCCTGGGCTCAAAGAccgccaagcaacgcctgcatcATTTCGACGACAAGAgacatagggccataggcgaagagatcgccaagctcctggcagccggattcatcagggaggttttccactctgactggctcacCAATCCCATCCTTGTTAGAAAAAAGActaagaaatggagaatgtgcgttgactatactagactcaacaaggcgtgtccaaaggatcactttcccttgccacgcatagaccagataatcgactccacctcgggttgtgagatcctctcctttctggacgcctactcaggctatcaccagatcatgatgaaagagtctgatcaacttgcaaccttgttcatcaccctgtatggttcatactgctatgtgaccatgcctttcgacttgaagaacgctggcgccacctaccaaaggtgcatgcaataatgcttcactgaccaaatcgacccgcccgaTCAGCCTAATCAGGCTGaacggccgaaaccaacaatcgccgtctatgttgataaCATAGTGGTCAGAATAGCTCGAGCGTGCgatctgatcacaaacttggccatgACGTTcgcgaacctctgaaggttcaacatcaagttgaatcctgaaaaatgtgttttcggggttccgaaggggaagttgctcggatacatcgtatccgagcgcggcatcgaggccaaccccgaaaagatcatagccatctccaacatgggtcctgTACACAACGTCAAAGGCGTGTAGAGGCTCACCAGCTACCTAGctaccctaagccgcttcatctctcggctcggtgaatgggggatgccactctacaagctcctcaaaaagacggacacctttgtctggactaaggaagcccagcaggctctcgaaagcctcaaaatgtccctaatgtcagccccaatccttgttgctcctgaatggggagaacccctcctcctttacatcaTAGCAAGTAActatgtggtgagcgccgccctggtcatcGAGAGGGAGGAATTGGGACACCATCTCAAGGTACAGTGACCTATATACTTCGTCGGAgaagtacttaccgaccccaaggtccggtacccctaggtgcagaaactcctaaaTGTTGTACTAATGGCgactaggaagctcctacactacttcaccgactagAAGTCATAGTTGGCACTTGAACTCAAGGGCCATTACATCAGATATAGCCCCCGCACcgccatcaagtctcaggctctcacggattttgtcgctgaatggacggaggtccagctaccgaccccggacgtcacccacgagtactagatgatgtacttcgataggtCCATAATGGCGCTTGGCTCGGGGgccagagtggttctgatctccccggactggagtaggctccgctacaccatccgcctccacttcttAGCTTCAAACAATGTCACGGAATATGAGTCACTTATCAATGGGCTTCGCATTGCCATCGAACtcggtgctacgcgactctacgtccatggtgactcggaactagtcattgatcaggtcatgaaggagtcctcctgcaaaagccccctcatgacagcatactgccaagaggtgcgcaagcacaaggacaaattccaggggatcgaacAGCATCATGTCCCTTGAAGGGACAACGATGCTGCCGATTTCATCATGaaattggctgccaggtgggATCCATCCCTAGGCGGGGTCTTCGTCAATGACATCCACGAGTCGTTCATCCGCATTCTAGAAGGTCTGACCtggacacaccccgatgcccagccagtgctcgggggctctgaccctgaCGCCTAGCCTGCGCCTGGGGGCTCCGACACCAGTACCTTTGTCACCTACGAACGTCGCCGTACTgacactcgatcaaactgactagtgagtaccactactcgcctacctcctcgaggaggttctcccacccaaaaggactaaggctcgatggatcgctcgatgtgCAAAGACCTTCGTCATGCTtggtgatgagctctacaaatggagcccatcaggagtactcatgaagtgtatccctaccgaccaagggaggcagctcctcctcaaggtccacgctggcatttgcgggcatcacgcggccctaaggtcgctggtcggaaaagccttccgccaaggtttttactggccaacCGCGCTACGAGATGTGGAGGAGATCATCCATAGGTGTGAAAGATGCTAGCTCCACACTcgacaaacccatttgccggcacaagagctccaaaccatccccatccccTAGCCGTTCATGGTCTGGGGTCTCAATATGGTAGGACCCCTTAAAGAGGCCCCAGGTGGTTTCACTTACCTACTCatagcggtcgacaaattcaccaagtggatagaggccaaacccatcaccaacttctGGTCGGAGGAGatagtcaaattcttccttgacatcatctaccagttcggtgttcctaactgtatcatcactgaccatgggacaaAGGATACGGTATCAGCGACGGATACggtatcaggatcgactgggcttcGGTCGGgcatccatgaactaacggtcaggtcgaacgtgccaatggcatggtcctccaaggacttaagtcatgcatcttcaACTGACTCAATAAGTACGCTGGGCGATGGGTAGCAGAGGTtctagcgatcctctagagcctaagaacgaccccaaactgatccaagggattcacacccttcttcctggcctatggagctgaggcagtgttgccctccgacctcgaccatggtgcaccaagagtaaaggctttcgaccacgaccgagccataGAGGCTCAACAAGATGCGGTCaacctactcgaagaggcccgcaaaacgaccgtcatccgctccgctcgctaccaacaaaccctctacaggtaccacaaaaggaagatcagggcaatctcatactctggaggacccaatcaacgaaggaaaaacacaagctctctccaccataggaagggccctatacagtgatcgaagtaatccgaccgggcacctaccgactggaggacaacaacgacaatgctctcaccaacacatggaacattgaacagctacatcatttttTCCCCTAAACTTGGTCTAACCACCCTTTTTTTAGATAAACacatgctcctataagagcaccccggcCCGAACACTTTTCAGCCCGagtcgcttgggggctccataAGGGAACAATAATAAAGATTACCTCCCATTTTCTTTTTACTATCACGtaataaacaactttgtccccgaacggaaacacattccatgtctttgattaccctacgtaactttgttcttactcccaaccgaacgcaccccgcctttccctatggatacgagtAGTCGAGCCCTGCGGGCCACGCCCCGGACTCCCAAGGTCGCACCCTATGGGACAAACaggcaggtatgagaaagaaaggatAAGAATGAAGGTTATGCTAGGATATAAATAAAGAAAGGATATCGTAGTTCAGTCACAAGGATAGTACTGATGTATTCGTTAATACAAAAAATTGCtcacacggggactcacccacaaacttaacttttcCATTTTCTACTACTGCAAATACCACTGCGACCGCCAGGGATCCGCTTGGTTCTGCTCCCTCGGCTTCGGCAAGCACAaagggtacctcaagggcatcgcacccatagatgctcaatagaagaacatggagctcttaCCTTCTCATGCAGACGAGACAGCTACCAAGGTAGGaggcaaagggatgccccatgtgggccgtgCCAACTCCATCAAGgtagcatgtgttcattaatacaaaaactgttcacacaaggacTCACCCGCGATTGACAAGCATAGGTCCTGgtcagacatttctgactgaGGCTCTCCGAGCCCTGTCACTCTAGTTGTGAAGGTAAACACtatcaaaccccctctatttcattacaatcatttcatacatccatacacacatttcattccatacgcccatgcctccCGGATGATTCGAGccttgaatcgcccgggggctcaggaactaagcatcgcatgtgcagcaaaatgcaccataatgctccgtgttgcgtcatgaagtggcggttgcctcattcgacatgagcaaacaacagaaccagaggagaaaaccatagatgagcaccatgtggccttcgcccggtctagcaaaccgggtcatctcaaccttctcgttcgatcctcaacctctcgccaagcccacagaatctctattgaggggaggccattaggccacccgggtcggtctctggaacgacctaggcatctgtcgggttataggtaaaggagtagtgaaaTGTCAtgagagggctatgccgaccccatcacaaacaACGGACTAGGATTCCGcttgatcacacccgttagcgagctcaccgagctagtcttcgagcccaagcgatcgagacaagtgacgaaactcagcccctccgattgtgaggaaccagatggggtaacgcacacaaactCACATCAACCCCCATGAAGGCTCGACAGGGCTCGGGGGCACAAGCCAAAACCTTaggaccacgactccgaactcacATCGACGGGATCTATGACAttcggctacggcttgggaccatgactctgaACTCGCATCGACatgatctatgacatccggctacagcttgggaccacgactccgaacttgcgtcgacaggatctatgacatctggctatggcttgggaccgtgactctgaactcgtgtcgataggatctatgacatccagctatggcttgggaccgcgactctgaactcgcgtaatAGCTTCACTTCTGATTGCGCTCCAAAAAAATTCGGGGaccatgactccgaactcgcgtaacagcttcacttctgACTACACTCCAAAAAACCTTAGCTAGGGACCACGACTCTAAACTCACAtgaaaactaactgaactaactacctcagctgcCTAGGCTACACCAAGgccaaggatccatgactctgacccgCCCTATAccacgacgcgcaccgacgccagggtctgtctgaactaactccctcacctgatcccacggcgcacatcgacacaaggatcagtgagctctctcgcatccaaactaacttcctcgcccgatccatGGCGCACATCGGCGccaggatcagtaagttctgtttCAATCCAATCTTGGCGCCTAAAAATGCCTCAGCTGCACAAACGTCACCTTGGTTGACAAAATTCTGTAttagactaaaaacacgcacacacgcccgctaaaacaaaaccccccagatggttccacccgaaccgcctgggggctcaggggctacacccgtcgacaaaatagaaaacttcccctgatgacacagaacacccctagacggttcttcccgaaccacccgggggctcgggggcgaCACCCGCGGGCGCATCCGTcaacaagacaaaaatccctcggacgattctacccaaatcgcccaagggctcgggggctcctatcaagttcataaacccagggtccctcggggatcaacttctgcgccaaggctcgacccaagagtc includes these proteins:
- the LOC136526088 gene encoding uncharacterized protein, with the protein product MAVPSFLSWSESLITFDQRDHPSYVTRPGCYPIVVDPIVRKKHLTKVLMDGGSGLNILYIDTLDAMRIPRLELHLAGSPFHEVILGAQAYPLRQIDLPVMFGSRANFRSEVLTFEVVDFPRSYHAILGRPCYARFMVIPNYTYLKLNMPGPNGVITMSSAFSNAFACDREHYELTTAVVN
- the LOC136526089 gene encoding uncharacterized protein, giving the protein MALGSGARVVLISPDWSRLRYTIRLHFLASNNVTEYESLINGLRIAIELGATRLYVHGDSELVIDQVMKESSCKSPLMTAYCQEVRKHKDKFQGIEQHHVP